In the Brevundimonas mediterranea genome, CAGGCAGGGTTTCGCGCTTCACGGCCAGCGAATGATAGCGGGTGGCGGTGAAGGGCGACGGCAGGCCGGCGAAGACGCTCTTGCCGTCGTGCAGAATCGGCGAGGTCTTGCCGTGCATCAGGGTCTTGGCGCGGATCACGTCGCCGCCGAAGGCCTGGCCGATGGCCTGGTGGCCCAGGCAGACGCCCAGGATCGGCATGGAGGCCGGGGCGCTCTCGATCAGCGGCAGGCAGATGCCGGCCTGGTCCGGCGCGCAGGGGCCGGGCGACAGCAGGACGGCGGCGGGGTTCAGCGCCCAGGCCTCGTCCGCGGTCAGGTCGTCGTTGCGCACCACATGGGTCGGCGCGCCCAACTCCGCGAGGTAGTGGACGAGGTTGTAGGTAAAGCTGTCGTAGTTATCGACGACGAGGATCATGATCTGGCTTCTAGGCGTGACAAGCCGCCGCGCCAAGCGTGCGCGGCGTTAAAGCGCATCTTAACATTGGTGCGGGCAGATGGGGGTCGTGAAACTGAGCGCCGAAAAAGACATCGCCGACAAGATCGCCGCCGCCAAGGCGAAGCTGGTCGTGGTCGAACCGAAGCCGATCAGCCCCTATGCGGCCCTAGGCGCCGCCGCCCTGGCCGCCACGGCGGCCGTGGTCATGGCCGGCGTGGTGGTGCTGGGACCGGGCGTCCGCTTTGACGAACCCCCGGCGACCTACGGGCCCTAGCGATTGCCTGTGCGGAAGCGCCAGGCGTCGTCGGCGGCCCGCATCGGCGCGCGCGCCTTGTGCTGGGTCTCGGCGTATTCAGCCGCTGGATCACTGTCAGAGACCACGCCCGCGCCGGCCTGGACGAAGATCTGGTCGTCCGCAAACAGGGCGGTGCGCAGGGTGATGCAGATGTCCGCCTCGCCGCCCGCCGAAATATAGCCGACGCCGCCGCCGTAACCGACGCCGCGCTTCTCGGTCTCCAGCTCGTCGATGACTTCCATGGCCCGCACCTTGGGCGCGCCCGACAGGGTGCCGGCGGGAAGGGCGGCCAGCAGGGTGTCGACGGCGTCCAGTTTCGGATCGGCCTTGCCGCGCACATTGGAGACGATGTGCATGACCTGGCTGTAGCGTTCGACGACGAAGCTCTCGGTCACCTCGACCGTGCCCGGCGCGGCGACGCGGCCGACGTCGTTGCGGCCCAGGTCCAGCAGCATCAGATGTTCGGCCCGCTCCTTGGGATCGGCCAGCAGCTCCGCCTCCAGGGCCTTGTCCGCCTCGGGCGTGGCGCCGCGCCTGCGGGTTCCCGCCAGCGGCCGGATAGTGACCTGGCCGTCCTTGAGCCGGACCAGGATCTCCGGGCTGGACCCGGCCAGCTGGAAGCCCTCGAAGTTCAGATAGAACAGATAGGGCGACGGGTTCTGGCGACGCAGGGAGCGGTAGAAGGCGAAGGGATCTTCGGTCCAGGGGGCCGAGAAGCGGTGGCTGAGCACGACCTGGAAGATGTCGCCGGCGGCGATATAGTCCTTGGCCCTGGCCACCATCTCGCCGAAGCCGGCCTCGTCCACGGGCGAAGCGAAGGTCGGGGCGGGCGTCGGCTGCGGCGCGGCGCGCACCGGCAGGGGGTCGCGCAGGCCCGTCTCGAACGCGTCCAGCCGGGCGACGGCGGCGTCGAAAGCCTCACGCGGCGCGGCGCCAGCGTCGGGATAGGCGGCCGAGACCAGGATGATCTCCTGCCCGACGGAATCGAAGATGGCGACCAGGGACGGACGGGTGAGCACGGCGTCCGGCAGATCCAGCGGATCCGGATTGGGCTCGCCCAGCGGCTCGAGCAGGCGCACCATGTCATAGCCGAAGACGCCGAACAGACCGGCGGCCATCGGCGGGAGGTCCTGCGGCAGGTCGAACTTCGACGCGGCGATCAGGGCGCGCAGGGACTGAAGCGTGGGCAGGGGCTCGGCTATGAACCGCCCCTCGACCACCGCCGGGCCACGCGCCAGTTCCGCCGCGTTCGCCCGGCAACGCCAGACCACGTCCGGGTCCAGCGTCAGGATCGAATAGCGGCCCTTCACGGCGCCGCCTTCGACGGATTCCAGCAGACAGGCGTAGGGGCGATGGCGACCCAGCTTCAGATAGGCCGAAACCGGCGTCTCAAGGTCGTCGATGACGCGCCGGACCAGCACCTGCGGCCGACCGGCCGAAAGGCCGGCGGCGAAGGCGTCGTAGTCGGCCCCGTTGAAACCCGAGGCGTCTTGGCCGGCCGTGGTCATTGCGCCGGTGCGGCGGGAGCGGTCGGCTCGGCGGACAGGCCCAGGGCCTGACGCGCCAGGGCGACGTCGTTCTTGGCCTTGGAGCGCTGGGCGCCGGCGGTCATCTCGGTCTGGACCATGGCCTGGACCAGTTCCTGGGTGATGCGCGGACGGGCCTGTTCAGCCAGAGGACCGGCGACGGCCGGATTGGCGGCGTGGACGCCATCGACGCGGCCAACCAGATAACCGCCTTCACCCGGTTGGGAGAAGACCTGGCCCTTGGCCTGACCGAACAGGCCCTGAAGCACGCCCTGGCCCAGCGATTCCTGGGTGGCCTGGTCGCGGACCACGCCGGTCCGGACGGTCAGGGGCGCGTTCACCGAACGGGCCACGGCGGCGATGTCCTGGCCCTGGCGGACGCGGCTCGCCAGCTCTTCAGCCTTGGCGGCGAGACGGCGCGAGATTTCGCGCTGGGTCCACTGGGCGGCCAGGGGCGCGCGGACTTCGGCCAGGGTCGGCAGGGCCGAGGGACGGATGTCGTTCACACGGACGGCGAAATACTGGCCCTGGCCGGCGTCGATCACGTCGCTTTCACCGCCCTTGGTCAGGCTCCAGGCCGTCTCGAAGACTTGCGGGGGGGCGTTCAGGGCCTGGCCGTTGGGCAGTTTGCCGTCCTTGGTGAAGGGGGGCAGGTCGATGACGCGGCCGCCGGCCTCGCGGGCGGCGTCGGCCAGGTTCTTGCCGGCGGTGCGGGCGGCCTCATACTTCTCGACCTTGGCGTAGGTCTGGCCCTTGACGTCCTCGGCGCGCAGTTCCGCGACGATCTGCTCACGCGAGTTTTCCAGGGTCGCGGGCTGACCGGGCTGGATGGCGGTGACCTTGGCGACGGCGAAGCCGACGCCGGCCTGGACCGGGTCTGAGACCTGGTTGACCTGCAGGCCGAACACGGCGGCGGCGGTGGCCGCGTCGCCGACCGCGGCGCGGGGCGTGACGTTGAAACTCGCCGGCTGGATGCTGTTGGCGCGGCCGACATCGGCGGGCGACTGGCCGGCGCGCAAGGCGGCGGCGATCTTCTGGGCCACGTCGCGGCTGGGCGCGGTCAGGGTCACGAAGGTGCGGGTCTCGGGCTTGCCCAGGCTGTCCTTCTTGAACTCGAAACGTTCGCGGATACGCTCATCCGACACGACGGGGGCGGCGCCCGGGTCCGGCGTGAACAGGACGACGGACACCATGCGGAACTCCGGCGCGCGCAGACGTGCGGCGTTTTCCTGGATGAAGGCGTTCAGCTGGGCGTCGGTCGGGGCGGGGATTTCGCCGGCCATGGCGGGCGTGACCTCGAACCAGCGACCGTCGCGGGTCTCGAAGGCGGCGCCGGCCAGCAGGGCGCCGTAGATGCGCGGCGCACGGGCGCCGGCGAAGATGGCGGCGCCGAAATGCTCCGTCGCATACTGGTCGCGCAGGTCCTGCTCCAGCATGGCGGGGGTCAGGTTCTGTTGCGCCAGGGCGCTCTCATAGGCCTGCTGATCGAACTGGCCCGTGACCGAGTTGAAGAAGGCGGGGATCTGGCGGATCTGCTTGACGATCAGTTCCTTGCCGGGGCGGATGCCCGCTTTCCAGGCCCAGTTCAGGAAGCCGAACTGTTCGGTCTGGCTGTCCAGGAAGCGGGTGTGGATGTTTTCCGCGATCAGGTCCTCGTTGGTCACGGGACGACCGGCCTGTTGCTGGATGTTTTCGCGCACACGCCCGAAGGCGGCGCTGAACTCGGCCTCGTTCATCGAACGGTCGCCGGCGTCGATCACATGTTTCGGGCCCAGGTTGGCGAAGACATCCATCCGCGCGCCCACGATCACGAAACTGATGGCGATCAGGACGAGCAGGGCGGCGGCCCACTTGGAGCGCGAGAAGGCGCGGAAGGCGGTGATCATTCGAAGACCCGTAGACTTGCCGACGTTGGCGTCACCCGGCGTATAGTCGGGCCGGGCGCGCCCCCGCAAGGACGGCGTGATGGCCAGATTGCGGCGGCCCCTCTTGGCTTGCCGGTTTGAGGCCCCTAGACAGGGGGCATGAAACAATCCGTGAAGTTGATCGTCGGCAACTGGAAAATGCACGGCGTCTCCGCAGACGTATCCGAGGCCCTGGCTTTGAAGGAAGGCCTGGCGGGGGCGCCGCCCTCATGCCGCATCGCCCTGTGCCCGCCCGCCACCCTGACGGATCGGCTGCGCCGCGTCCTGGCGGACAGCGCGGTCGAAGTGGGGGGACAGGATTGCCACGAAAAGGCGTCGGGCGCCTTCACGGGGTCGGTGTCGGCGGACATGCTGGCGGACGCCGGCGCCACCCTGGTGATTCTGGGCCATTCCGAGCGACGGGCGGCCTTCGGGGAAACAGACGCAGACGTCGCCGCCAAGGTCGAGGCGGCCATGGCGGCCGGTCTGGAGCCGATCGTCTGCGTCGGCGAGACCCTGGAGCAACATGAAGCGGGCCAGGCGGTCGCCGTCGTCAGCGCCCAGATCGCAGGCTCCCTGCCGGACGGTTTGTCCGAGCGTGACTTCGCAGTCGCCTATGAGCCGGTGTGGGCCATCGGCACGGGCCTGACGCCCACTCTGGAACAGATCGCGGAGGTTCACGCCGCCATACGGACCGCCATGATCCAGCGCCTGGGCGAGCCCGCCCGCCGCGCGCCCATCCTGTACGGCGGCTCGGTCAAACCTGACAATGCGGCCGAGATTCTGGCCGTGCCGGAAGTGGGCGGCGCCCTGGTCGGGGGCGCCTCGCTGAAGGCCGATGATTTCCTGAAGGTCGTCCACGCCGTCTGACGGGCGCTTCCGGTTTGCCCCCCGGCGGCTTCGGTGATAGAGGCCGCCGCTTGATCGGCGCAGCTCCGCGCCCACATGAATGACGCCATGCTCCAGACCATCCTGCTCGTCGCCATCATCCTGGTCGCCGTCTCCCTGACGGGCGTCGTGCTGCTGCAGCGGTCCGAGGGCGGCGCCCTGGGCATGGGCGGCGGTCCTTCGGGCTTCATGACGGCGCGGGGCGCCGGCAATCTGCTCACCAAGATCACCTGGGTGCTGGCGGCCCTGCTGTTCGGCCTGACCATCATCCTGACGGTCGTCGGCAATATGGACCGCGCCTCGGTCTCGGTGATCGACGCCGACGCCGTGGGCTCTCTGGCCACGACGCCGCAGACCCAGACGCAACAACCGGCCCAGCAACAGCAGCCGGCCGCGCCCGCCCAGCCGACCGCGCCGTCGCTGGACGATCTGGAAGCCAGCCTGCCGTCCGCCTCGGCGGCCCGGTCGCCGGCGTCCGCTCCGGCCCAGCAGCCCGCCCAGTAACGGGCAGGCGACCGACCCGACTTCCGAAAGCGCGCCGCAGGGCGCGCTTTCTTCTTTTGATCAACAGTTCGATTCGCGGCGGCCCATGCGTCGTTCGCGAATCATGGAGTAAGGTGTCCGCCCATGGCTCGCTATGTGTTCATCACCGGCGGCGTGGTTTCCTCGCTAGGAAAAGGCCTCGCCTCCGCCGCTCTCGGCGCTCTTTTGCAAGCGCGCGGCTACAAGGTCCGGCTTCGCAAGCTCGATCCCTATCTGAACGTCGATCCGGGCACGATGAGCCCTTACCAGCACGGCGAGGTCTTCGTGACCGACGACGGCGCCGAGACCGACCTGGACCTGGGTCACTACGAGCGGTTCACCGGGGTGTCGGCGGCCAAGTCCGACAATATCACTACCGGCCGCATCTATTCGACCATCCTGGAGAAGGAACGTCGCGGCGACTATCTCGGCGCGACCGTCCAGGTGATTCCGCACGTCACCGACCAGATCAAGTCCTTC is a window encoding:
- the tpiA gene encoding triose-phosphate isomerase; this encodes MKQSVKLIVGNWKMHGVSADVSEALALKEGLAGAPPSCRIALCPPATLTDRLRRVLADSAVEVGGQDCHEKASGAFTGSVSADMLADAGATLVILGHSERRAAFGETDADVAAKVEAAMAAGLEPIVCVGETLEQHEAGQAVAVVSAQIAGSLPDGLSERDFAVAYEPVWAIGTGLTPTLEQIAEVHAAIRTAMIQRLGEPARRAPILYGGSVKPDNAAEILAVPEVGGALVGGASLKADDFLKVVHAV
- the trpE gene encoding anthranilate synthase component I; translation: MTTAGQDASGFNGADYDAFAAGLSAGRPQVLVRRVIDDLETPVSAYLKLGRHRPYACLLESVEGGAVKGRYSILTLDPDVVWRCRANAAELARGPAVVEGRFIAEPLPTLQSLRALIAASKFDLPQDLPPMAAGLFGVFGYDMVRLLEPLGEPNPDPLDLPDAVLTRPSLVAIFDSVGQEIILVSAAYPDAGAAPREAFDAAVARLDAFETGLRDPLPVRAAPQPTPAPTFASPVDEAGFGEMVARAKDYIAAGDIFQVVLSHRFSAPWTEDPFAFYRSLRRQNPSPYLFYLNFEGFQLAGSSPEILVRLKDGQVTIRPLAGTRRRGATPEADKALEAELLADPKERAEHLMLLDLGRNDVGRVAAPGTVEVTESFVVERYSQVMHIVSNVRGKADPKLDAVDTLLAALPAGTLSGAPKVRAMEVIDELETEKRGVGYGGGVGYISAGGEADICITLRTALFADDQIFVQAGAGVVSDSDPAAEYAETQHKARAPMRAADDAWRFRTGNR
- the secG gene encoding preprotein translocase subunit SecG, which produces MNDAMLQTILLVAIILVAVSLTGVVLLQRSEGGALGMGGGPSGFMTARGAGNLLTKITWVLAALLFGLTIILTVVGNMDRASVSVIDADAVGSLATTPQTQTQQPAQQQQPAAPAQPTAPSLDDLEASLPSASAARSPASAPAQQPAQ
- a CDS encoding anthranilate synthase component II, giving the protein MILVVDNYDSFTYNLVHYLAELGAPTHVVRNDDLTADEAWALNPAAVLLSPGPCAPDQAGICLPLIESAPASMPILGVCLGHQAIGQAFGGDVIRAKTLMHGKTSPILHDGKSVFAGLPSPFTATRYHSLAVKRETLPDCLEVTAWTADGEIMGLQHRSRPIHGVQFHPESIATEHGHDMLANFLEIAGVKRLAAA
- a CDS encoding peptidylprolyl isomerase yields the protein MITAFRAFSRSKWAAALLVLIAISFVIVGARMDVFANLGPKHVIDAGDRSMNEAEFSAAFGRVRENIQQQAGRPVTNEDLIAENIHTRFLDSQTEQFGFLNWAWKAGIRPGKELIVKQIRQIPAFFNSVTGQFDQQAYESALAQQNLTPAMLEQDLRDQYATEHFGAAIFAGARAPRIYGALLAGAAFETRDGRWFEVTPAMAGEIPAPTDAQLNAFIQENAARLRAPEFRMVSVVLFTPDPGAAPVVSDERIRERFEFKKDSLGKPETRTFVTLTAPSRDVAQKIAAALRAGQSPADVGRANSIQPASFNVTPRAAVGDAATAAAVFGLQVNQVSDPVQAGVGFAVAKVTAIQPGQPATLENSREQIVAELRAEDVKGQTYAKVEKYEAARTAGKNLADAAREAGGRVIDLPPFTKDGKLPNGQALNAPPQVFETAWSLTKGGESDVIDAGQGQYFAVRVNDIRPSALPTLAEVRAPLAAQWTQREISRRLAAKAEELASRVRQGQDIAAVARSVNAPLTVRTGVVRDQATQESLGQGVLQGLFGQAKGQVFSQPGEGGYLVGRVDGVHAANPAVAGPLAEQARPRITQELVQAMVQTEMTAGAQRSKAKNDVALARQALGLSAEPTAPAAPAQ